One stretch of Papaver somniferum cultivar HN1 unplaced genomic scaffold, ASM357369v1 unplaced-scaffold_154, whole genome shotgun sequence DNA includes these proteins:
- the LOC113336782 gene encoding cyclin-D3-1-like, giving the protein MVSVTPFSFIDYFLTKINGHKPSRTLISRSFQLILSSIRGALSLVKSKTSLSMKYSRFHNALEMILGTEFLNFKPSEIAAAIAIYVSSGGTLAVDYASTISCFIQHDKLLKCLEMIQEMQLECVFLQNESSSLSSVTQSPNGVLDGACCFNY; this is encoded by the exons ATGGTATCAGTGACACCTTTCTCATTCATAGACTACTTCCTTACAAAGATCAATGGACATAAGCCTTCGAGAACTTTGATCTCGAGATCGTTTCAGCTTATTCTAAGCTCAATTAGAGGTGCGTTGTCTCTTGTTAAAAGTAAAACAAGTTTATCAATGAAATATAGCCGGTTTCATAATGCTTTGGAAATGATTTTAGGAACGGAATTCTTGAACTTTAAGCCTTCGGAAATTGCTGCAGCTATAGCAATCTATGTATCATCTGGAGGAACCCTGGCAGTGGATTATGCATCAACCATATCTTGTTTCATTCAACAT GATAAATTGCTAAAGTGTCTTGAGATGATCCAAGAAATGCAATTAGAATGTGTCTTTTTACAGAATGAAAGTTCCTCGCTGTCATCAGTCACTCAAAGCCCTAATGGGGTGTTAGATGGTGCTTGCTGTTTTAACTACTAA